One genomic region from Bradyrhizobium icense encodes:
- a CDS encoding acyltransferase family protein: MTVVERVSANPSSLSLAHAPTKARDAVIDAMRGIAILMVIGIHSLPQPLDANWAKSLDAALRPCVPVFLFASGYLTALSGRVPLAKRLRATLIPYAIAFAAAYIYMALHNPAMDHRIGTTLARFGLGYVFVYYYVFVYVCCTLGLWFVFAAGGDGQTAPRQRIATLLLLSIGCGLLAGSYLDPAMSKFGASEALLDEIRMRDIPFWFSFAALGALTAMFADLTDRGICRSLLGAMLAAYLLYAAVRMLNLGDAATYDSTAFFLYAALFCISLFAVQPRLPLLGWIGSGSYFIYLWHIFIVMALRDHTGMRQLGGVSSFAVSCILTALVSTAALLAVRQFASPRICRWLGA, translated from the coding sequence ATGACGGTCGTCGAACGCGTATCAGCAAATCCGTCGTCCCTGAGCCTCGCGCATGCGCCGACCAAAGCCCGCGATGCCGTCATCGACGCCATGCGCGGCATTGCCATTCTGATGGTGATCGGCATTCATTCGCTGCCGCAGCCGCTCGATGCGAACTGGGCAAAATCGCTCGATGCGGCGCTGCGGCCCTGCGTGCCCGTGTTCCTGTTCGCTTCCGGATATCTGACGGCGCTTTCCGGCCGCGTGCCGCTCGCAAAGCGGTTACGGGCGACCCTGATCCCTTACGCAATCGCGTTCGCGGCCGCCTACATCTACATGGCCCTGCATAATCCCGCGATGGATCATCGCATCGGCACGACGCTCGCCCGGTTCGGGCTGGGATATGTATTCGTCTACTATTACGTCTTCGTCTATGTCTGCTGCACGCTCGGTCTGTGGTTCGTCTTTGCAGCGGGCGGGGACGGACAAACCGCTCCAAGGCAACGGATCGCGACTCTGCTGCTGCTCTCGATCGGCTGCGGCTTGCTTGCCGGCAGTTATCTAGACCCGGCCATGTCCAAGTTTGGCGCATCGGAGGCACTGCTCGACGAAATCCGCATGCGCGACATTCCGTTCTGGTTCTCGTTCGCCGCGCTTGGCGCGCTGACCGCGATGTTCGCAGACCTCACCGACCGAGGCATCTGCCGCTCGCTGCTTGGCGCCATGCTGGCGGCCTACCTGCTCTATGCCGCCGTTCGCATGCTCAACCTCGGCGACGCCGCCACTTACGATTCGACCGCGTTCTTCCTCTATGCGGCCCTGTTCTGCATTTCACTGTTTGCCGTCCAGCCGAGGTTGCCGCTACTCGGGTGGATCGGCTCAGGGAGCTACTTCATCTATCTCTGGCACATCTTCATCGTGATGGCGCTGCGCGATCACACCGGGATGCGCCAGCTCGGCGGCGTCTCCAGCTTTGCCGTTTCCTGCATCCTGACCGCCCTTGTCTCTACCGCTGCGCTGCTGGCCGTCCGGCAATTCGCCTCGCCCCGAATCTGCCGCTGGCTGGGTGCATAG
- a CDS encoding glycosyltransferase has product MAIYVDNTHLGRHVTGLERITLELFSAAALAPLDVVPVTAQGLRQMLTTQTLGLPMRLAASSSILLCPGFPPSPLLRPFASRVLPYIHDDFLITRRAELNMRARLYMAGPFKLALRHYPRFLANSGDTRRKLAAHCRSDAEVTLYRPAVRNVFGLDPGRRGERSAQPQPLRLIALGTVEPRKNFGAAAKILDVLHMRGFPDATLDIVGRPGWGNDWQALEGQPGVTLHGYQSADRVNQLLEAADLFICTSHDEGLGLPLLEAQYAGLPIVAPDAAIFREVLGESGIYIDTADPASAAAQIAAALSNEDWRARYVGQAVRNLTRWNDLARSDRENVISLIARLAHLQGSATPEYRRLA; this is encoded by the coding sequence ATGGCCATCTACGTCGACAACACCCACCTCGGACGCCACGTCACCGGCCTCGAACGCATCACGCTGGAGCTGTTCTCCGCCGCCGCGCTTGCGCCGCTCGACGTCGTGCCGGTGACGGCGCAAGGCCTTCGCCAGATGCTGACGACGCAGACCCTGGGCCTGCCGATGCGGCTCGCCGCTTCGTCCTCGATCCTGCTATGTCCCGGCTTTCCGCCCAGTCCGCTACTGCGGCCGTTCGCCTCGCGGGTGCTGCCCTATATTCACGATGACTTCCTGATCACGCGACGCGCCGAGCTCAACATGCGGGCGCGGCTCTATATGGCAGGTCCCTTCAAGCTCGCGTTACGTCACTATCCGCGTTTTCTGGCCAATTCCGGCGACACCAGGCGCAAGCTTGCCGCGCATTGCCGGTCCGATGCCGAAGTGACGCTCTACCGGCCCGCAGTGCGCAACGTGTTCGGCCTCGACCCCGGACGGCGCGGCGAACGAAGCGCGCAGCCCCAGCCGCTTCGGCTGATCGCGCTGGGCACGGTGGAGCCGCGCAAGAATTTTGGCGCGGCGGCGAAAATCCTCGACGTGCTGCACATGCGGGGATTTCCGGACGCGACGCTGGATATCGTCGGAAGGCCGGGATGGGGCAACGACTGGCAAGCCCTCGAGGGGCAGCCGGGCGTTACGCTGCACGGATATCAGTCGGCCGATCGCGTCAATCAGTTGCTTGAAGCGGCCGATCTGTTCATCTGCACCTCCCATGACGAAGGCCTGGGATTGCCGCTGCTGGAGGCGCAATACGCCGGCCTGCCGATCGTCGCCCCCGATGCGGCCATCTTCCGCGAGGTGCTCGGCGAGTCCGGCATCTACATCGATACCGCAGATCCCGCTTCGGCGGCCGCGCAGATCGCGGCTGCGCTTTCGAACGAGGACTGGCGCGCCCGATACGTGGGGCAGGCGGTCCGAAATCTGACGCGATGGAACGATCTGGCCCGCAGCGACCGCGAGAATGTCATCAGCCTGATCGCCCGCCTTGCTCACCTCCAGGGAAGCGCTACGCCGGAGTACCGCCGCCTTGCATGA
- a CDS encoding acyltransferase family protein has translation MHDTSATRHQDGLRIIAAGAVVILHYSDYFKDLPVGRFMVAHTWHFNLFVDLFFVVSGFVIARQYFGRVDDAASIGRFLWRRLARIYPLHLATLAFYVALAGALHFGAARTDNPARYPLSDLPAQFLLLHAFIGERLTFNFPSWSLSAEMFCYLLFPLVALIARRRNEAVIALVVLAALANSFWAWVAATTPWADWINQGGAFRALPAFSLGMACYLFRDRIAQWPAIPGALAISLAAFIMLGSLLPTMTALLAIYVIAILAVQADCAGRATLLSRLGFDRWSALTYSCYMLHIPVATVVITLGSRLLSLSPHERLLLAPAAIIVLAFASVVSLRTFETPLRRYLTEAYDRRALKQVPSPAISRQESTS, from the coding sequence TTGCATGACACGAGCGCCACGAGGCACCAGGACGGATTGCGGATCATCGCGGCCGGCGCCGTGGTGATCCTTCACTATTCCGATTACTTCAAGGACCTGCCCGTCGGCCGTTTCATGGTCGCGCACACCTGGCATTTCAATCTGTTCGTGGACCTGTTCTTTGTGGTCTCCGGCTTTGTCATCGCCCGCCAATATTTCGGCCGCGTCGACGATGCCGCATCGATCGGCCGCTTTCTCTGGCGTCGCCTCGCCCGCATCTATCCGCTGCATCTCGCCACACTCGCCTTCTATGTGGCGCTTGCCGGCGCGCTCCATTTCGGCGCCGCCCGAACCGACAACCCAGCCCGTTATCCGCTTTCCGACCTGCCCGCGCAGTTCCTGCTGCTTCACGCCTTCATCGGCGAGCGCCTGACGTTCAACTTCCCGAGCTGGTCGCTCTCGGCGGAGATGTTTTGCTATCTGCTTTTCCCGCTCGTCGCGCTGATCGCGCGGCGCCGCAACGAGGCGGTCATTGCGCTCGTGGTCCTTGCCGCGCTGGCCAACTCATTTTGGGCGTGGGTAGCGGCAACGACACCCTGGGCCGACTGGATCAACCAGGGCGGCGCGTTCCGGGCGCTGCCTGCCTTCAGCCTCGGCATGGCCTGCTATCTGTTTCGCGACCGGATCGCGCAGTGGCCCGCGATACCCGGCGCGTTGGCGATATCTCTGGCGGCGTTCATCATGCTCGGCTCCCTGCTGCCGACGATGACCGCCCTGCTCGCGATCTACGTCATCGCAATACTGGCGGTTCAGGCGGACTGCGCCGGCCGCGCGACGCTGCTGTCGCGGCTCGGCTTCGATCGCTGGTCGGCGCTGACCTATTCCTGCTACATGCTGCATATTCCGGTTGCGACCGTCGTCATCACCCTTGGATCGCGCCTGCTTTCCTTGTCGCCGCATGAACGGCTGCTTCTGGCACCGGCGGCAATCATCGTTCTTGCATTCGCGAGCGTCGTCTCGCTGCGCACGTTCGAAACGCCGCTGCGGCGATATCTGACCGAGGCTTACGACCGCCGCGCCCTCAAGCAAGTGCCGTCTCCAGCGATCTCGCGGCAGGAGAGCACATCATGA
- a CDS encoding VpsF family polysaccharide biosynthesis protein (VpsF, distantly related to oligosaccharide ligases, is encoded next to the probable flippase VpsE.) — protein MRARGPLNGPAGVAAARVHRRPPAPPARRPASHAHARVTNADAFIERIATGLMLLAVMATFTLSSSVLTNWRIHYLTAGGNFYEKLHPATYFTVLAFSVLLIRSRGPVAEINRMFSESKLLLAYLLCWLFLLIQVIVLGRPFTIIIDTFLLPVLIALVMWQLSPAQRRPLVWAIHLTILLNVVLGYYEYFSGHRLIPLTLGDVEVMGEWRSAALLGHPLTASGIVGAYVLALVLRPAICPPLLVRLPLIAFCLASLMTFGGRTSLVTVLAMIGLVGGFEAIRLMRGKRTQLPAAILAICVLFATGAIIFAALDLGIFDKMLLRFSSDKGSALARFATFSLLSHFDWHELILGPNPVRVNALQSQLGLNYGIENFWISAIVQFGLVHTVVLTIGLICFFVELLRRSNPAVWAIVLLIIVIAASSVSFSSKNIQLAQFVILISVLLPRERRRVEASAQVRTPVTYRSVPA, from the coding sequence AGCGCGCGGACCGTTGAACGGACCGGCCGGTGTCGCCGCCGCACGGGTGCATCGGCGTCCCCCTGCGCCACCGGCACGGCGGCCGGCTTCACATGCGCATGCGCGCGTCACGAATGCCGATGCGTTCATTGAGCGGATCGCGACCGGCTTGATGCTGCTTGCTGTGATGGCCACGTTCACGCTCTCATCATCCGTTTTGACCAACTGGAGAATCCACTATCTGACGGCGGGCGGAAATTTTTACGAGAAGCTGCACCCCGCCACCTATTTCACGGTACTCGCGTTCTCCGTGCTGCTGATACGCAGCCGCGGCCCGGTCGCCGAGATCAACCGGATGTTTTCCGAATCGAAGCTGCTGCTAGCCTATCTGCTCTGCTGGTTGTTTCTGTTGATCCAAGTGATCGTGCTCGGACGGCCGTTCACGATCATCATCGACACGTTCCTGCTGCCGGTCCTGATTGCGCTGGTGATGTGGCAGTTGTCGCCGGCGCAAAGACGCCCGCTGGTCTGGGCCATTCACCTGACGATCCTGCTGAACGTCGTACTCGGATATTATGAGTATTTCTCCGGCCATCGGCTGATCCCGCTGACGCTCGGCGACGTGGAGGTGATGGGAGAATGGCGCTCCGCGGCGCTGCTGGGTCACCCGCTCACGGCATCCGGCATCGTCGGCGCCTACGTGCTCGCGCTGGTGCTCCGTCCGGCGATCTGCCCGCCGCTCCTGGTACGGCTGCCGCTGATCGCATTCTGCCTGGCGTCACTGATGACCTTTGGCGGCCGGACGTCGCTGGTCACGGTGCTGGCGATGATCGGGCTGGTTGGGGGCTTTGAAGCGATCCGCCTGATGCGCGGAAAGCGAACGCAGCTTCCGGCGGCCATTCTCGCCATCTGCGTGCTGTTTGCCACCGGCGCCATCATCTTCGCCGCGCTCGACCTCGGCATTTTCGACAAGATGCTGCTGCGATTCTCCTCGGACAAAGGCAGCGCGCTGGCGCGCTTTGCCACCTTCAGCCTGCTCTCGCATTTCGATTGGCACGAACTGATCCTCGGGCCCAATCCGGTCCGGGTGAACGCGTTGCAGTCGCAGCTCGGCCTCAACTACGGCATCGAGAACTTCTGGATTTCCGCAATCGTCCAGTTCGGCCTCGTCCATACCGTCGTTCTGACGATCGGACTGATCTGCTTCTTCGTCGAGTTGCTGCGCCGTTCGAACCCCGCCGTGTGGGCGATCGTGCTGCTGATCATCGTCATCGCCGCGAGTTCGGTGAGCTTCTCGTCGAAGAACATTCAGCTCGCACAGTTCGTGATCCTCATTTCGGTCCTGCTGCCGCGCGAGCGGCGGCGCGTCGAGGCGTCGGCGCAAGTCCGCACGCCCGTCACCTACCGGTCCGTTCCGGCATAA